The Halomicronema hongdechloris C2206 genome includes a window with the following:
- a CDS encoding ExbD/TolR family protein, with the protein MYHLDESEEEFDLNIVPMIDVIFAILTFFIISSLFLTRSESLPVNLPKAASAEVQDRTRITVTVEASGDIALNRDPIVLENLQAGVRDLMDSRQESVIVINADEAVNHGRVIAVMDQLRDIEGATLGIATEQPEPESR; encoded by the coding sequence ATGTATCATCTTGATGAGTCAGAAGAGGAGTTCGACCTGAATATTGTGCCGATGATCGACGTCATCTTCGCGATTTTGACGTTTTTCATCATTTCTAGCCTATTTTTGACCCGCTCTGAATCGTTGCCTGTGAATCTCCCTAAAGCCGCCAGCGCTGAGGTTCAGGATCGCACTCGCATCACAGTGACTGTGGAAGCCTCCGGCGATATTGCCCTGAACCGCGATCCCATTGTCCTGGAGAATTTGCAGGCTGGGGTACGGGACCTGATGGACAGCCGTCAGGAATCGGTGATTGTCATTAATGCCGATGAAGCGGTGAATCATGGCCGGGTCATTGCCGTGATGGATCAGCTCCGAGACATTGAGGGAGCCACCTTAGGCATCGCGACGGAGCAGCCGGAACCGGAGAGTCGGTGA
- a CDS encoding MotA/TolQ/ExbB proton channel family protein has translation MGSIFAAGGVVMWPLLVFSVVAIALIIERLVFWVRLNRRQRRVMQDILRTYRQAPMDVYPKLRQNINLPVARIFLEALEIEGASPKQFHLALASAMQAELPHLRRFSTLFATIISVSPLLGLLGTILGLIRSFDAIQLGDIAENAGAVTGGISEALVSTAAGLIVAIGTLLFANLFRGLYKRQVALIQEYGGQLEILYETHYERRSQLEEGAYVSS, from the coding sequence ATGGGAAGTATCTTTGCCGCCGGTGGCGTTGTTATGTGGCCGCTGCTGGTGTTTTCGGTGGTTGCGATCGCACTGATCATCGAGCGGTTAGTCTTTTGGGTGCGCCTCAATCGTCGCCAACGTCGAGTGATGCAGGACATTCTGCGCACCTATCGCCAGGCCCCCATGGATGTGTACCCGAAGCTACGGCAGAACATTAACCTGCCCGTTGCCCGCATTTTTCTAGAAGCCCTAGAGATTGAAGGGGCCAGCCCCAAGCAATTTCACTTAGCCCTGGCCAGTGCCATGCAGGCGGAACTCCCCCATCTGCGCCGCTTTAGCACCCTCTTTGCCACCATCATCAGTGTCTCACCGCTGTTGGGGCTGCTAGGCACGATCCTGGGCTTGATTCGCTCCTTCGATGCGATTCAGCTGGGGGATATTGCCGAAAATGCTGGAGCCGTCACCGGCGGCATCAGTGAAGCCCTGGTCTCTACTGCTGCCGGGCTGATCGTCGCCATCGGCACGCTGCTGTTTGCCAATCTCTTCCGGGGCCTCTACAAGCGGCAGGTGGCGCTCATCCAAGAGTATGGCGGACAGTTGGAGATTCTCTACGAAACCCACTACGAGCGCCGGAGCCAGCTGGAGGAGGGAGCCTATGTATCATCTTGA
- a CDS encoding energy transducer TonB has translation MSLSSLCAEQHQQDLAKLRRLLLFGLLGSLGLHAIAFGLSELGLWQRPPEAELSAIELVVADPPPDEPEPEPEPEPVLEQPAELSTETNNPAPAAPAKATVEAPTPQPVEDAAPPDPIEPETPETEAESELEVAEDPEDPAAEDTEESLLEEAEVAAAPDTDTLDRLRERLEQQRQATTAGDTDDQEAASPSPADETNTAAAPSNTSGGSGQGRGSRTVACRSCVTPAYPRSARQAGIEGQTLVSVQINPNGTVRSVTLVRSSGNAALDQAAIQAARRSTFQPIAGGASVNLAHHFTLEGSQRHREAQRRGDRRSVELPDDGPNDATAQGQTEAESPEPSPSPESTPTPAPTPTPTPTPTPTPTPTPTPTPTPTPQPAPSPTPSASPEPSPAPEPAPTSSSAEETSEDSSD, from the coding sequence ATGAGTCTCTCTTCCCTCTGCGCCGAACAGCATCAGCAAGATCTGGCCAAGCTACGCAGACTCCTGCTCTTCGGGCTGCTGGGCTCCTTAGGGCTGCATGCGATCGCATTCGGCCTCAGCGAGCTGGGGCTATGGCAACGGCCTCCGGAGGCAGAACTATCTGCCATCGAATTAGTCGTGGCCGACCCTCCGCCTGATGAGCCCGAACCCGAACCCGAACCTGAGCCTGTCCTAGAGCAGCCTGCCGAACTCAGTACCGAAACTAACAATCCCGCCCCCGCGGCACCGGCCAAGGCAACAGTAGAAGCCCCAACCCCGCAGCCAGTTGAGGACGCGGCTCCCCCCGACCCGATCGAGCCAGAGACCCCAGAAACAGAGGCCGAATCAGAGCTGGAGGTAGCAGAAGATCCCGAAGACCCGGCCGCAGAAGATACCGAAGAGTCGCTGCTAGAAGAGGCCGAGGTGGCCGCCGCCCCCGATACCGATACCCTCGATCGACTGCGAGAGCGATTAGAGCAGCAACGGCAAGCCACGACCGCCGGAGATACCGACGACCAGGAGGCTGCTTCCCCCAGTCCTGCCGATGAGACCAACACGGCTGCCGCCCCGTCCAATACCTCAGGGGGGAGCGGTCAGGGGCGGGGATCGCGTACCGTCGCCTGTCGCAGCTGTGTCACCCCAGCCTATCCCCGCAGTGCTCGCCAAGCTGGCATCGAAGGGCAAACCCTAGTCAGCGTTCAAATTAACCCCAATGGCACCGTGCGTAGTGTCACCCTGGTGCGCTCCAGTGGCAATGCTGCCCTGGATCAGGCGGCGATTCAGGCAGCCCGACGCTCGACCTTTCAGCCCATTGCCGGTGGGGCCAGTGTTAACTTAGCCCATCACTTCACCCTAGAGGGGTCCCAACGTCACCGCGAGGCCCAGCGACGAGGCGACCGGCGCTCCGTTGAGCTCCCCGATGACGGGCCGAACGATGCCACGGCCCAAGGGCAGACCGAGGCCGAGTCACCAGAGCCATCTCCCAGTCCAGAGAGTACGCCCACCCCAGCACCCACCCCAACACCCACCCCAACACCGACACCCACGCCTACGCCCACGCCGACACCCACCCCCACCCCCACCCCTCAACCGGCCCCATCTCCAACCCCCTCAGCGAGTCCTGAGCCTAGCCCAGCCCCCGAGCCTGCTCCTACCAGTTCGTCGGCGGAAGAGACTAGCGAAGACTCCTCTGACTAG